GACATTGCCAACTACACGGGCGTGAATGCCTACATCGTGCACCTCACCTGCGAGGGCGCCCTCAACCAGGTGCGCCGCGCCACCGAGCGCAACCAGCGCATGCTGGTTGAAACCTGCATTCAGTACCTGCTGCTCGACGCCTCGCTGTATGAAAACGAAGCGGAAGGAGCCAAGTGGGTGATGTCGCCGCCGCTGCGTGAGAAGAAAGACCAGGCCACCTTGTGGGCCGGGCTCAACCAAGGGTTGGTGCATGTAGTGGGCACCGACCATTGCCCCTTTATGTGGGACCAGAAGCTGATGGGCAAAGACGACTTTTCGAAGATTCCCAACGGCCACCCCGCCGTGGAGCACCGCATGGAATTGCTCTTTTCGGAAGGCGTAAACAAAGGCAAAATCACGCTCAATAAATTCGTGGAAGTGACCTCTACGAATGCTGCGAAAATCTTTGGCATGTTCCCGCGCAAAGGCACCATCAGCATTGGGGCCGACGCCGACTTGGTAATTTTTGACCCCGCTAAAAAGCACAAAATCTCGGCCGAAACGCACCACATGAATTGCGACTATTCTGGCTACGAAGGGTGGGAGCTCACCGGCAAGATTGACACCGTTTTGCTGCGCGGCAAAGTAGCTGTAGATGCCGGTGAAACCAAGGTGGCGAAAGGCTACGGGCAATTCATCAAGCGGAGCAAAACTGCTTTTTAATGAGCTAATTGGCTTGATGGGCAAGCGCTTTTCCGTCCCGAGTGGAGCGAAGGAAATCCTTGTGCCGATGCGGCCAGCTCAACCTTGTGCAAAGCCCCGTTTTTTGCTTAACTTTTAGCTCACTTTGGGCTGACGAATAAGGATTTTAATTCATCACCTTTCAATCCTTTGCGCTGAGACCCGGACGGCTTACTCCATCGTGTCTCCTCGCAAAGTCAATTAACCCCAACCCACTCCAACCGCATGTCCAGAATTATCAAATCCGGCCTGATTCAGATGAGCCTGCCGATGACCGAAGGCGAAGGCACCATTGAAGAAATCAAGGAGGCCATGGTGCAGAAGCACATTCCGCTGATTGAGGAAGCCGGCCGTCAGGGCGTGCAAATCCTGTGCTTGCAGGAAATCTTCAATACCCCGTATTTCTGTCCCGGCCAGGACAAAGCCTGGTACGCCTCGGCCGAAGCCGTGCCCGGCCCGACTACGGAGCGCATGGCCGAGTACGCCAAGAAGTACAACATGGTGATGATTGTGCCCGTGTACGAGCGCGAAGCCGCTGGCTTCCTCTACAACACGGCCGCCGTAATTGACGCCGACGGCACCTACCTCGGCAAGTACCGCAAAAACCACATTCCCCATACCTCCGGCTTCTGGGAGAAATTCTTCTTCAAGCCCGGCAACATGGGCTACCCCGTGTTCCAGACCAAGTACGCCAAAGTAGGCGTGTACATCTGCTACGACCGCCACTTCCCCGACGGCGCCCGCGTGCTCGGCCTCAACGGTGCCGAAATCGTGTACAACCCCTCGGCCACCGTAGCCGGCCTCTCGCAGTACCTCTGGAAACTGGAGCAGCCCGCGCACGCCGCCGCCAACGGCTATTTCATGGGCTGCATCAACCGCGTCGGCACCGAGAAGCCCTGGAACCTGGGCAAGTTCTACGGCACCAGCTACTTTGTGGACCCGCGCGGCCAAATCATTGCCCAGGCCAGCGAAGACAACGACGAGCTGCTGGTGAGCGAGTTCGATTTGGACATGATTGACGAGGTGCGCAACACTTGGCAGTTCTTCCGCGACCGTCGCCCGGAGACCTACGAGAAGCTGGTGGAGCTGTAGGGCTTTCCTGCTTCCATTACTAATTAAAGAATAGGGAACGGTCATGCTGAGCGGAGCCGAAGCATCTCTACCGCAGTAGTAATCAATACTTGCTCAACGAAGCGGTAGAGATGCTTCGGCTCCGCTCAGCATGACCGTTCTGTTATTTAAAAATATTCCGAATCCCCGCCCCAATGGCCGAATATTCCACCCCAACCAGCGAACAGGAATTCCAGCTCAACTTCGCGCAGCTCAAGCCCCACATGAACCGGACGGAGGCGCTATACGAAAGCTCGCGCTGCCTGTTTTGTTTCGACGCGCCCTGCATCAAAGCCTGCCCTTCGGGGATTGACATTCCGCAGTTTATTCGGCAGATAAATTCGGGCAACGACACCGGCGCGGCGCGCACCATTTACGATGCCAATTACTTCGGGAATGCCTGCGGTAAAGTGTGCCCCACGGAGGTGCTGTGCGAGGGTGCCTGCGTGTACAACCTGCAGGATGTGAAGCCCATCGAAATCGGGCGCTTGCAGAGCTACGCCACCACCAAGGTCATTGAAAGCGGAAAAAAGCTGTTTGGTCCGGGTGAAGCCAATGGGAAAAGGGTGGCTGTAATTGGCGCGGGCCCGTCGGGGATTTCGGCGGCGTGCGAGTTGCGCGCGTTGGGCTATGAAGTGGATGTGTTTGAAGCCAAATCCCAGCCTTCGGGCCTAACGGTATACGGCGTGGCACCCTACAAAATCACTAACGAAGAAACACTGGCCGAAATGGCCTATTTGCAAGCGCAATTTGGCTACAACGTGCACTTTAATTCGCCGATTAATTCTCGCGAAGAATTAGCAGAATTAGAGAATAAATACGACGCTATTTTTCTCGGCATTGGCTTGGGCAAAACAAACGACTTGGGCCTGGCCGGAGAAGATAAAATCAATTGCACCGGCGCCGTAGAATTCATTGCCGAATTGCGTCAGCATCACCACCAGGTAGCGGTGGGCCGGAAGGTAATTGTGCTTG
This region of Hymenobacter sedentarius genomic DNA includes:
- the hydA gene encoding dihydropyrimidinase codes for the protein MSILLKNGHVVTADSDAVCDILIEGETIVSIGRNLSADGAEVIDCTGKIVVPGGIDPHVHLEMPFMGTFSSDTYETGTRAALHGGTTMVIDFILQKQGNSLRAAFDEWRGRATGNAVGDYSFHMAVTDFNPDTKEEIKDMIAEGITSFKTFMAYKGALMIDDAQMVGLMQEVKKHGGLVTAHATNGDMIDTLIAQHRAQGKLSPLYHYLSQPEVTEAEASGRFADIANYTGVNAYIVHLTCEGALNQVRRATERNQRMLVETCIQYLLLDASLYENEAEGAKWVMSPPLREKKDQATLWAGLNQGLVHVVGTDHCPFMWDQKLMGKDDFSKIPNGHPAVEHRMELLFSEGVNKGKITLNKFVEVTSTNAAKIFGMFPRKGTISIGADADLVIFDPAKKHKISAETHHMNCDYSGYEGWELTGKIDTVLLRGKVAVDAGETKVAKGYGQFIKRSKTAF
- a CDS encoding nitrilase-related carbon-nitrogen hydrolase — protein: MSRIIKSGLIQMSLPMTEGEGTIEEIKEAMVQKHIPLIEEAGRQGVQILCLQEIFNTPYFCPGQDKAWYASAEAVPGPTTERMAEYAKKYNMVMIVPVYEREAAGFLYNTAAVIDADGTYLGKYRKNHIPHTSGFWEKFFFKPGNMGYPVFQTKYAKVGVYICYDRHFPDGARVLGLNGAEIVYNPSATVAGLSQYLWKLEQPAHAAANGYFMGCINRVGTEKPWNLGKFYGTSYFVDPRGQIIAQASEDNDELLVSEFDLDMIDEVRNTWQFFRDRRPETYEKLVEL
- a CDS encoding FAD-dependent oxidoreductase is translated as MAEYSTPTSEQEFQLNFAQLKPHMNRTEALYESSRCLFCFDAPCIKACPSGIDIPQFIRQINSGNDTGAARTIYDANYFGNACGKVCPTEVLCEGACVYNLQDVKPIEIGRLQSYATTKVIESGKKLFGPGEANGKRVAVIGAGPSGISAACELRALGYEVDVFEAKSQPSGLTVYGVAPYKITNEETLAEMAYLQAQFGYNVHFNSPINSREELAELENKYDAIFLGIGLGKTNDLGLAGEDKINCTGAVEFIAELRQHHHQVAVGRKVIVLGGGNTAMDAASESARLGAENVVLAYRRGKEEMGAYDFEYDLAKGVGVKGLFNVAPVEIVGNGYVAGVKFIRTETKEGKVSEIAGSEFVELCDMVIKATGQAKQTDFLSLIPGLKVDSKGRIVADAHTGQTTNPQYFASGDAWNGGAEVVNAAAEAKLTARGIHAYLSK